A segment of the Thermoflexus sp. genome:
GCCTTCCCCCACTCCGTCGGCCTCCCCGCCCTCCTCCACCCCTTCCGGATCCTTCCCGCTTCGGGTGGAGGTGGTGGCCACCGGGCTGGAGGTGCCATGGGCGCTGGCCTTCGCGCCCGACGGCCGGATCTTCGTCACGGAACGCCCCGGGCGGATCCGGGTCATCGAAAACGGCCAGCTCCGCCCGGAGCCGGTGGCCGTCCTCCCCGTGGCGGCGACCGGCGAGGGGGGATTGATGGGCCTGGCCCTGGATCCGAACTTCGCTCAGAACGGCTATCTCTACGTCATGTATACCTACCGGGCCGAGGGCGCGCTGCGCAACCGGATCTCCCGGCTCACCCTGCGGGGAAACACAGCGGGGGAGGAAACGATCCTGATCGATGGGATCCCGGGCGCGGGCATTCACGATGGCGGACGGCTGGCCTTCGGCCCGGATGGCAAGCTCTATGCCACCACCGGCGACGCGGCCCAGCGGGAGCTGGCCCAGCGGCTGGACAGCCTGGCCGGGAAGATCCTCCGTCTGAATCCGGACGGATCGATCCCCGCCGACAACCCGTTCCCGGGCTCCTACGTGTATTCCTACGGCCACCGCAACCCCCAGGGCTTAGCCTGGCATCCCACCACCGGCCAGCTCTACAGCACCGAGCATGGACCCTCCGGCGAGATGGGGTTATGCTGTCTGGACGAGCTGAATCTCATCCGTCCGGGGGGCAATTACGGATGGCCCCGGGTGACGGATGCGCCGGGGGATCCCCGTTTCGTGGATCCCATCCTTCATAGCGGGCAGGACACCTGGGCGCCGGCGGGCATGGCGTTCGTCACCGGCGAGCGGCTCGCGCCGTGGAAAGGCCATCTGTTCTTTGGAGCCCTGCGCGGACAACACCTGCACCACGTGGTGCTGAGCCCGGATGGGAAGGCCGTGATTTTCCATGAGGAGCTCTTCCGCGGGGAATTCGGACGGATCCGGGATGTGGTGATGGGCCCGGACGGCGCCCTCTACTTCACCACCAGCAACCGGGATGGCCGGGGACGGCCCATGCCCGGCGATGATCGGATCCTGCGGATCGTGCCAGGGCCTTAGTTACCCGCAGGGCAACTGCAAACAGTTGCCCTACTTCCACTGTTGTAGTATGAGTAGCGTTCCCATCACCGGGGATGGGTTAACCTGGCTCCGCTGGCGAGGCCCCTTTCAAGGCAGCGGCCGCCAGGGCCTGAAAGAATTCCAGGACCCCCACACCGGTCACGCAGGAGGTCTCAAAATACGGCGTGCCCCATGCCCGGGCGAGGGATTCCGCTTCCCAGCGGGAGATCTCCCGGGGCAGATCCGCTTTGTTGCCCACCAGGAGAACGGGGATGGACCCGAGGTGGCTCCGGAGCTCCTGCCACCATCTTAGAAGCTGGTAAAAGGAGAGGCGGTTGCTCAGATCGAAAACCAGGGCCCCGGCCGCGGCACCCCGATAAAAAAGATCCCGGAGGGCGGCAAAACGCCGCTGCCCCCCGACATCCCACACCACCAGGCGCACGGCCATCCCCTCGACCTCCACCGGGCAGATATGGATGTCCACCCCGATGGTCATATGACGGCGGGGGTCGAAGGCTCGCTGCAGATAAAAGGCCGCCAGGGAAGTCTTGCCGACGGTCGCCTCCCCGACGAGCAAGACCTTCCGCACGGCGATCGTCGGCCTCTGCTCCCCTGATGGAAAGGGGAGCATCGCCTCCAGATCCGATGCCGGGGAAACCGCTGGGAGGATCCAATCCCAGGGCCCTGCGGGGGCCCTGCGGGGGGCGGAAACCTGGGCGCTCAGCTGGATCAGGAGGGGGCGCGGCTCTGTCCGCTTCCAGCTCTCCAGCCATCCCTCCGGAACGCCCTCCACAGCGACCAGGACGGCGTCCGGAGGCTCCTCCTGAATCGGCTGGGCGAGGGCCTCGCTCGGGGAAAGAGCCAGGATCTCCCAGCGCGACGCGGCGGACTCCAGGAACCCCGCGTAGCGGGCCAGGTCCGCTGTCTCGATCACCAGAAGGATCCGCCGACGGGGAGCCATTATCCCCTACCTCAGAACAGCATGTCCGTGAGGTCTCGCTCGCGGAGCAGACGCCGGCGCCAGGCGTGGATCTGGGGGACGATGAAGGGGAGCAGCCGCATGCAGTAATAAGGGGGGATGATCGGGATGCCCACCAGATCCCCGAAGGTGATCAACAGGAAGAGGTGCTCCATAGACCCTCTCTGGCGGAGGTTCGCCCGCACCATATCATGCAGGGCCATCCCGTAAAGGATCTCCCCGATCGCCCGTCCCAAACGGCGCACCGGCTCCAGACGCATCCTGGCTCCTCCTAGTCCTCCCTTCGCGGCCGAAGAAATCTCCCTAAGACCAGGCCGGCCGCTGCCGGCGAGCCTCAACCCCCCATCATCCGATGGCCATATCCGGACGCGGTCCTTCCTCCGGCCGAATGGGGGCCTGATACCAGCGCACCGCGTCCCCCAGGCGAGCGCGTATCTGCCAGCCCAGGCTTTTAGGGGCTGTCTCAATGGCCTGCCGCAAGCGCTCCAGGCGTTCGCGAACGCGCCCCCGCGCCGGCTCCTCCCACCCCTCGATCTGCCGGGCCGTCCGCTCCAGGTTCATGGTAACCGTCCGATACCACCCCCAATCCTCTGCACAAAGCCCAGCGATCACCCGCAGATCCACCGCTTCCGGTTGCTCTCCCTCCACCACCTCATGGTCCAGCAGCATGACCGCGATCTCCAGCAGCTCGGCTTCTCCGGCCTCCACTGCCTGGAGGCGGGAAAGGAGGAGCCAGGTGGGTGGCAGGGCGATCTCCTCACGGCTGAGCGCCGCTGCGAACTCCATTCGGTGATACATCTCATAGGCATCCAGGAACACGTCGACAGGCCAGCCGGTCTCCGGCTTGCGGAAATGAAGGCGTCGGGTCCCGTAGAACGCGTTGAAGCGAGCAAACGGTTCATATCCCTGCTCTTCCATAAAAACCGCCAGGGCCTTCCCATGCCGGGAGGAGGCAGCGAGCTCCAATCCCGGATAGGAGGGCGTCGGCAGGTAACGGGCCGCGGACGGGGCGTGATAAGCGATCCCCACGCTCCCCAGCAATCGAATGGGGATCCCCCGGGTCCGCGCCGTCTCGACCAGGCGGAGCCCCTCGTTCACGAGATCCTGGATCAGGGTGGAAAGCCGGAGGGCGCCCGTCCGGGATGCGCGGGGTTTACGGGGAGCTGTCGGTTGCTCCTTCAAGGCGGCGCTCAGCGATCGGATCACCGGCTGGAGGGCGAGATCGAGCAAAGGCCGGTTGATCGAGCGGGCACAGCAAACGCCTAAGATCCCTCCGGGGATCCGCCGAAGGATGAGACGTCCTCCGACGAAGCACAATTCCACCTCGGGCACTCGCCGGCGGGAGGCCTCCAGAGCGCTGAAGGTTCGAGTGATAATCCGCGCCGCCGCCGTCAGGGTCTCCGCAGAGTAACGCGCGGGGAGCGTATTCCCCTGAACGGCCCCTTCTTCGTGAAGCAGGAAGGCCCCCTCCACCCCTGGAATGGTATTCACCTCCTGCAACAGCTCTTCGAAGGCCATCCCCTCTCCTTTCGGGATCCGAAGAGCAGCTGTTTCCGGATCGAATAGAGCCCCGCAAGCCCATGACAGGCCGGCTTCCTCGGGTTCGCCCCCTCCCCATCCTCATCCCGCTTCACAGGGTGAGGAGAGGTCGATCCGTCATCCAGCTTAATGGAAAAGAAGCGGGCTGATCGCCTCAGGCCAGGCGGGCCAGCGCCTCGGAGAGGACCAGGGCCGGCGAGGCCTGGGGGGAGAGCACCAGGCCGATCATGAACGGCGAACGCGGGAGGATCAGAAGCCGCCGCTGGGACTCCGAGACCACTGCATGTTCGAAAGCGCCCATGGGGAGAAGATCCGCTATGGCCGCCGCCGCCGCCGATAGATAGACCGTAATCGCCCCTTCCACCTCCCCTTTCCCCTCTGGAACCTCCGCGGCCATCACCACCCCATCCGGGCTACAGATCACCGCGCCGAGGACTCCTTCGATCGAACGGAGGCGAGCGATCCATTCCGAGGGGGAAGGAATCGCCGCGCTGGCCGCATCCGCGGAACGAGCGGCCCGGCGCATGCCCTCCAGCAAGAGTTCCTGCCAGGGACGATACAGAGTGCGCTCGGGGCTGCGGACCTCATCTTCCAGCGTGAACTGCCCCTCCGTCCATCCCAGCAATCGCCACAACGCGGGTTCCCCTTTGAGATCCCCGCAAACCGCATGGACGATCTCACCATCGGAGAAATAGATCTCGCCCTCCCATTCGCCATGCCGGAGCTGAAGTCGCGCGGATGCGCGAGACCGGCATCCGGTTTCGATCAGCGCGGCCAGCGGGATCTCCCGCAAGCTCCCGGTGGTTGCCATCGCTACCCTCCTCACTCCCATCCTCACGGGCGATCGTCCCGCGGGAGAAGGTCAGGGCGCTCGCCCCGATCGCTCCAGATAGAGACCGCAAAGTGGGAGCTCCAACCCAGGTGATCCCTCATCCCATATGGAGGCCTCGGAGCTCACGGAGATGAGGACTTAGAGGTTGCAGAATGAAGGCCGTTTCCCCACCCCGGCACGCCTCTATATCAAGCCCTGAGGACTGGGCCTTACAGGATCACCGGCAGTTCCGCGAACCTGCATGGGGTCGGCTCCTTCCTTTCCCACTCCTCGCGCCGAGAAAAAAGAGGAAACAGGACATTTACGGTTTTTATTTTAAAACCGCCTGCTCAAAAAGAAAAGTTGTGGAACACGATGGGCTGTCGGCGCTTTGCGTGGTCTGGCGGAGAACCGGTTCCCTCTTTCCCATCAGCCCCGGGGCTGCGGGTTCGTCTTCCCCGAGCGCGGGGAAGGCAGCCGGGAGGCCCTGGGTGCCCCTGCCCCTCCCCAATCGGAGAGGGGCCGTGCCCGGATGGCCGCCCCTGGCGCAAGGTTTACTACAATTAGAGGCGACCTCTAAGGGAGGCCCGGTGATGAACCTGCAGCGATACGAACTTCTCAGCGGGGAAGAAGCGCGGCGGATTCTGGAGGCGCGCCGTCTGGCGATCCTCCCCATTGGGGCCATCGAAGCCCACGGACCCCATCTCCCGGTCGGCACCGATAACCTGCTGGCCCAGGCGATCGCCGAACGGGTAGCGGAACAGGTGGGAGGCGTGCTGTTGCCCCTGATCCCCTACGGTCAGGTCTGGTCCCTTCAGGATTTCCCCGGATCTCTCTCCATCTCCAGCGAGACTCTGGTCAGCCTTCTGGTGGATCTGGGGCTGAGCCTTCAACGGCAGGGAGCGGCGCTGGTGGCGGTGATCAACGGCCACATCGGCAACGGGGCTGCTCTCCAGGCCGCCGCCCGCCGTCTCTACCAGCTGAAGGGCCCAGTAATGTATGTCTTCACCTATCCCGGGATCGGCGAGGCCGCTTCGCGGATCTGTTCCTCCCGACCCATGCCCGGCGGCTACTTCCACGCCGACGAAATCGAGACCTCCCTGGTTCTGCATATCGCCCCTGAGCAAGTGCGTCGGGATCGGATGATCCGCGAGGAGCCTCAGCTCCCCCCCGACTTTCTCTACCGCCCGGTTCCCTGGACGGAGATCACCCGCACCGGCATCCTCGGCGATCCCACCCTAGCCACTGCGGAGAAAGGGGAGTCCCTCCTCGAGGCCATCGTGGAGCAGATCGTATCCGTCCTCCGCTTCGCCCTGCAGCGACTTGGATGAAAGCAGAGGGGCCAGCTCCCCAGAGCTGGCCCCTCTCCATCGCTTCCTGCTCTTCGGGAGCCATCAGCGTCCCAGGATGCGACCAATGAGGGCGATCAGCAGAGGCCAGAGCACATAGTCTGTGTCCGAGGCCCAGCTGAAGAAATCGCCGATGGCGAACCCCAGCACCGGCCACATCAGCGCCTGGCCCACGCCCATCAGCACCCCGGCGACCACGCCGCCCAGGATGGCGCCCGGGATCCCCCAGTATTTATTCCCATACACGCCGGCGGTGGCCCCATGGAACCACACCGACATCGTGGGGGCGAAGATGAAGAACGGATAGCGGGCTCCTGCGAAAAGAAGGGAAACCAGGACCATGGTCAGCATCCCGATCAGGCCTCCGTAAGCCATGGAGACCTGACCGTAAGGGAAGAAGAGCGGGCAGTCCAGGGCGGGGATGGCCCCGGGGACGATGCGCTCGGCGATGCCCTTGAAGGAGGGGATCAGCTCGGCGATGATCATCCGCACGCCCATGATCAGGATAGCGAAGCCGGCGGCGAAGTTCAACGCCTGCAGCAGGACCCAGATGATGGGATGCTTGCCCGCTTTGGCGGCCGCCTCCACTACGAAGCTCACGTTCAGAGCGGCCATGATAAGATAAACCACCAGGAAGGTGGCCGCCATCAGCAACATGGGCTCCCGCAACCATTCAAGCGCTCGCGGGAAGCGGAGGGCCTCCATGTCCCCTATGCGCTGCTTCCCTCCCCGTGAAAACAGGCGCGCCAGCCATGCCGTAACCAGCACGGTCAGGGAGGAAGAGTGGCCCAGGACGAACCCGCTGCCCTCATTCACGAAGAGATCAAAGCGATGGGTATACCAGGGCTGGATCGTCTGATAAAGGCCGGTGAACAGGCTGGCCACAATCACCAGAGCGGCCCCCTCCAGCCCCAGGGCATACCGGAAAGCGGAAACGAAGATCACCGCGTTCCAGAAGATGAGATGGCCGGTGAGATAGATGTACTTAAACCCCAGGCCGCCGAGGAACCGCGTGAGGAGCACGTTGATGAGGAAGGCGAAGAGCATGACCAGGCCGATCTGGATCCCGAGCTCGCTGATGATCTTCTGGGTCCCGATCTGGATCTGGACCGGCGGCAGGCCCAGGGTTTTCCCGGCCAGCTCCCCGAGCGGGAGCAGCGCCTGGACCATCAGGTTGACCCCTGCCAGGAGGATCAGCAACCCGATGGCCGTCTTGAGGGTTCCGGAGATCGTGCGCTCGACCCGTTCCCGAAGCAGGAGGAAGCCCAGCAGGGCGATCAGCCCCAGGAACAGGGACGGCTCCTGCATGAACTTCTGGATAAATTCCAGAATAGCGCGCAAGGTCTCCATGGTCACCTCCTATGGGGAATCCTGAAGGATGGAACGCAAATACTCCTTCCACTCCTCGGGGGTGCCCAGGCGCGCAGCCGCTTGCGTGAGATCGCCGGCCCGCGCCAGCAGGTTCGCCAGCTGACGCAGCAAATCGATGTGCGCCGATCGATCCGGAGTGGCGAAGGCGATCAGAACGCGAACGGGATCATTATGGGAGCCGAACCAGACCCCCTCCCGAACGACCACCAAGGAAAGACCCAGGCCCTTCGCCCCATCCTCCGGGCGGGCGTGGGGAATGGCTACGCCGGGAGCGATAGCGATGTATGGGCCGAGCTCCTGGCAGGTTTGGATCATATGCTCCACATACGAAGGAGCCACCAGGCCATCGGCAGCCAGGAGCTCCCCGCTGATCCGGACCGCCTCCGCCCATTCGCCCACACGCTCCAGAATACGGATGCGCCCGTCCAGGGCCTCCAGGAAATCCAACGCGTTATCCCTCCAGCCGCCGCACAGCGGCCAACAGCTTCTCCTGGATCTCGGCCTTGTTCCCGTAGTTCGTAACCGCTACGATCTCCCGCGCCCGGGCCCGCTGGCGGAACATCTCTGCCAGATCCGGACCGGTGACGATGATGTCGGCGGTGATCGTGGGCGCGAGGGTTGCATCCGCCGTCTCCACCACCGCGGGGATGCCCGCCTTCCTGAGGATCTCCTCCACCGTCATCTTCAGGTAGAGGGCTGTCCCGGTCCCCAGCCCGCAAGCCGCCACGACCCGAATCGGTGGCTTCCCGCTCACCGCCCACCTCCTCCTACTCGCGCTGGAGATCCCAACTTCCCCTTGTTCCGACTACACCCTCCCATCTATGCGATGGCAAGGGCGCGCGC
Coding sequences within it:
- a CDS encoding Rab family GTPase, with protein sequence MAPRRRILLVIETADLARYAGFLESAASRWEILALSPSEALAQPIQEEPPDAVLVAVEGVPEGWLESWKRTEPRPLLIQLSAQVSAPRRAPAGPWDWILPAVSPASDLEAMLPFPSGEQRPTIAVRKVLLVGEATVGKTSLAAFYLQRAFDPRRHMTIGVDIHICPVEVEGMAVRLVVWDVGGQRRFAALRDLFYRGAAAGALVFDLSNRLSFYQLLRWWQELRSHLGSIPVLLVGNKADLPREISRWEAESLARAWGTPYFETSCVTGVGVLEFFQALAAAALKGASPAEPG
- a CDS encoding helix-turn-helix domain-containing protein gives rise to the protein MLKPPAQKEKLWNTMGCRRFAWSGGEPVPSFPSAPGLRVRLPRARGRQPGGPGCPCPSPIGEGPCPDGRPWRKVYYN
- a CDS encoding creatininase family protein, translating into MNLQRYELLSGEEARRILEARRLAILPIGAIEAHGPHLPVGTDNLLAQAIAERVAEQVGGVLLPLIPYGQVWSLQDFPGSLSISSETLVSLLVDLGLSLQRQGAALVAVINGHIGNGAALQAAARRLYQLKGPVMYVFTYPGIGEAASRICSSRPMPGGYFHADEIETSLVLHIAPEQVRRDRMIREEPQLPPDFLYRPVPWTEITRTGILGDPTLATAEKGESLLEAIVEQIVSVLRFALQRLG
- a CDS encoding PTS sugar transporter subunit IIA; its protein translation is MDFLEALDGRIRILERVGEWAEAVRISGELLAADGLVAPSYVEHMIQTCQELGPYIAIAPGVAIPHARPEDGAKGLGLSLVVVREGVWFGSHNDPVRVLIAFATPDRSAHIDLLRQLANLLARAGDLTQAAARLGTPEEWKEYLRSILQDSP
- a CDS encoding roadblock/LC7 domain-containing protein; translated protein: MAFEELLQEVNTIPGVEGAFLLHEEGAVQGNTLPARYSAETLTAAARIITRTFSALEASRRRVPEVELCFVGGRLILRRIPGGILGVCCARSINRPLLDLALQPVIRSLSAALKEQPTAPRKPRASRTGALRLSTLIQDLVNEGLRLVETARTRGIPIRLLGSVGIAYHAPSAARYLPTPSYPGLELAASSRHGKALAVFMEEQGYEPFARFNAFYGTRRLHFRKPETGWPVDVFLDAYEMYHRMEFAAALSREEIALPPTWLLLSRLQAVEAGEAELLEIAVMLLDHEVVEGEQPEAVDLRVIAGLCAEDWGWYRTVTMNLERTARQIEGWEEPARGRVRERLERLRQAIETAPKSLGWQIRARLGDAVRWYQAPIRPEEGPRPDMAIG
- a CDS encoding PTS transporter subunit IIC; translation: METLRAILEFIQKFMQEPSLFLGLIALLGFLLLRERVERTISGTLKTAIGLLILLAGVNLMVQALLPLGELAGKTLGLPPVQIQIGTQKIISELGIQIGLVMLFAFLINVLLTRFLGGLGFKYIYLTGHLIFWNAVIFVSAFRYALGLEGAALVIVASLFTGLYQTIQPWYTHRFDLFVNEGSGFVLGHSSSLTVLVTAWLARLFSRGGKQRIGDMEALRFPRALEWLREPMLLMAATFLVVYLIMAALNVSFVVEAAAKAGKHPIIWVLLQALNFAAGFAILIMGVRMIIAELIPSFKGIAERIVPGAIPALDCPLFFPYGQVSMAYGGLIGMLTMVLVSLLFAGARYPFFIFAPTMSVWFHGATAGVYGNKYWGIPGAILGGVVAGVLMGVGQALMWPVLGFAIGDFFSWASDTDYVLWPLLIALIGRILGR
- a CDS encoding DUF4388 domain-containing protein, yielding MATTGSLREIPLAALIETGCRSRASARLQLRHGEWEGEIYFSDGEIVHAVCGDLKGEPALWRLLGWTEGQFTLEDEVRSPERTLYRPWQELLLEGMRRAARSADAASAAIPSPSEWIARLRSIEGVLGAVICSPDGVVMAAEVPEGKGEVEGAITVYLSAAAAAIADLLPMGAFEHAVVSESQRRLLILPRSPFMIGLVLSPQASPALVLSEALARLA
- a CDS encoding PTS sugar transporter subunit IIB — its product is MSGKPPIRVVAACGLGTGTALYLKMTVEEILRKAGIPAVVETADATLAPTITADIIVTGPDLAEMFRQRARAREIVAVTNYGNKAEIQEKLLAAVRRLEG
- a CDS encoding PQQ-dependent sugar dehydrogenase, with the protein product MRKPLFFIGTLFCLAFLGACRRGPASPSPAITPSSLPSTLRFTPPPAPSPSPTPTAALVPPSPTPSASPPSSTPSGSFPLRVEVVATGLEVPWALAFAPDGRIFVTERPGRIRVIENGQLRPEPVAVLPVAATGEGGLMGLALDPNFAQNGYLYVMYTYRAEGALRNRISRLTLRGNTAGEETILIDGIPGAGIHDGGRLAFGPDGKLYATTGDAAQRELAQRLDSLAGKILRLNPDGSIPADNPFPGSYVYSYGHRNPQGLAWHPTTGQLYSTEHGPSGEMGLCCLDELNLIRPGGNYGWPRVTDAPGDPRFVDPILHSGQDTWAPAGMAFVTGERLAPWKGHLFFGALRGQHLHHVVLSPDGKAVIFHEELFRGEFGRIRDVVMGPDGALYFTTSNRDGRGRPMPGDDRILRIVPGP